One Parashewanella spongiae genomic window, AATATAAAATGCAGTCCAAGGCAGAATGTAGCCGTTACGTTTATTGAGTACGACAAGATAATTTTCATCTTCAAGTAAGATATGAATTCTTTCATCACTTCCATTTTTCTCTGTCCAAATTTTTATTCCTGGATGATCGTCATGCTCGATAATTGGTTTAGGCCAGCGTATACGTTCGCAGCGTCTTATATCTGTTGTGCGCTCTTCTTCAACTTTGCCTTTACTGATCATATGCCAGAAGGTAGCCGATTTACCATCGTATTCAGGATGTCTTTTTAACCCCAACCTTTGACCTTGAAATACAGGTTTGTTACTAACAAAATCATGACAAAAAGCGGCGTAAACCGCATTAAAAAAAACATCCCAATTGCCGTAAAAGTCTTCCATAAGGATGAGTTCTGGAAGCCAATCTAACTCCATATCATCCATACATAGAATCCCATACCAATAGGTTAAACTTGTTCTCTCTAGCTAGAGTGGTTTGCTTTAGACTGTAGCAACTGCGCTCTTTAATTCGGTTGATTAATGCGACCTTGGCATTATTTGAGTTCAAATCACGGTGCAAATAAGCCAGTGCACCAATTAACAAGTCGGCAAGCTGTAATTGCTCTGCTTCATGGGAGTGGATGCGCTTTACATCTTTGATGATACGCTGTGAAAAATCATAAGTGGTGTTGCATAGCACTTTATGTAAACGGGTGATTTTTTCATGCCCAAGTGTATCTTTAATATCAATGTAAATGCGGTATTGGCTCTGAGGCTCTAAGATAGCCTTGAGCATGGTGAAATACATTTTGTAATACCAATCATCATGATCTTGATTAAACCTTCCATGATCTAGTTTGGTTTTATCTGCCACCAGCCCTCTAAAATGTAAATCGTCATCATCAAAAAAGAAGTCGAGTAAATCCATATAAAAGCCAAGTTTCGAAGAACTTACCTTTGTCCATTTCACTTCAAAGGTTGCGGGTAAATTATGCTTTACCTTGATTTCTCGAATACGTTTGGCAATTTCTAAACGTTTATCCAACGGACACCAGATAGCGCCTAATACCATCACTTTTTGACCATCATTTTCTAAATGGCATGATTCATCACAGTAGACGTTATATTCCATGTTTAATACCTTATGTTAATCACCAACACCATACGAATGCTTTTCAAGTGTGATTTGCTCCTCGATCCGTTTTATTTCTTCTTCTATTCTTTGCTCTAGGTATTCTTTGTATTTGTAAGCAAACTTCACGACACTTGAATTTGTATCATTAAGCCACTCTTGTATGTTTTCTAATTTATTTTGATAAGCATCAACGAAGCCATAATTCCCCCGAGTGACTCCTGTACTGGTTAATGCTCTGAGTATCATTGCGAATCGTTCATCATTGTGGCTATCAAATTTGCTGTTAATCAATAAGTCACGAATTAAAGGCAAAATTGCAGAATTTCCTTCGTAGCAAGAAGCTATATCTAGAATTAGTTTAAAATCTCCCTTATCAAGTGGATTTAAGTTATCAAAAATTACCTTATTGAGTTTTGACTCATAAGGTGAAAAGCACTTTTTAAATAAGCTAATTACACCAGTTTTCTTTAGACCAGAGAATGAATCTTGATGCCGCTTAATAAACTGGATTAACTTTTTTGGATCTTGAGACAAGGGTTTGTTAATCATGCTTAAACTATGGGGAATGGTCTCATAGTAATTTTCAGATGGAGATTTAAGTCTCAGCTCTTTCAATGCAAGTCGTTGTTCAAAAAAGTAAAGTATGTCAGTAATATTGTCTTGAACAACCTGAGTCAAGATAGATTCAATTTGGTAATTCAGGGTATCAACTAGAGCCAAGTTTTCGATGACAAGTTTTTGGTTGGCTTCTGTTAGTAACTTAAGTGGGGTCTCTTTAGTATCATCAGACCAAAAGTGATAAGTCCAAGTGCAGTTTTGCTTATTGTTAAGGTAAGTAAAGGCTTTTTGGAACAGTTGGCAAACTTCTTCGTTGGATAAAGATAATGCAGACTTACCAAACAATCGAAGAAAGCGATTTAAGCCATTTATTTCATTTTGCAATATTAGCTTATCTAGCAATACATCAAGAAGATCGAACTTTGGATTATTGACTAATGAAATAGTTGAGGCAATTTCACTGAGGTAGAGTGATTGCCCTATCCATTCCTTGAGTTGCTGAATAAAACTAGTATTTATAGTTGAAGCCCATATACCTTTGAAGATAGGCACAGCAATTTGCTTTAGTCTGTCTCTCTTTTTAAGTTCATTGAGTACTTGGCTAGGGTACTTTTTGGTGACAATTTCGGTAAATCTATATAGTTCAGGAAAGGTGGCTAAATCATTAGAGTCAGTTTGAAGATAGCTTTCTATTCGATCTATCCATTTACACAAGTTTTCTTCATTTATGTTTGAAATGTGTTTGTCTATTCTTGTATGTCGAATATTTCTATGATTTTTAACTACCTCTCGGTAGTTTTCACCTTTTTCCCAATCGCCAAAGATGCCTTCGAAGCCAACAAGATCGCGATAAATCTGGTATTCATCACACCTATCAATTGCAGCTTTTACAGTAAGAGCTGATTCTTTAACTGCATCGTTACTAGCATGGTAGAAAATCCAATAAGCATCATGTTCAAGTTTTTGGATCAGTTCCATTGATTCACTTGAAATTTGTTTTGCCCAAAACTCTAAAACTTCAATTGTATTTTCTTCGATGAATTGCTTTATTTCTTCAGAGAGAGGGTGACGATTCCATGTTCTGCAAGCCTTATGCATTGCTTGAACAAGTTCTTTTTTTTGTTGGGTATTATTAGTAAGTTGAAATATCTGAAATAGAGTAGAGATTGTATTTTTACGAAGTGATTTTAACTCTGTTGTATTAGGAATAGGCATAGCTTGCATGACTACATGCTGGTACTCCCACCTATGTCCTTCAATATCTGTCGCTAAAAAGTTTGAGAGAGATTCAATAATCAAAGGGAATAAATTAATTTTTTCTCTTTCGTTAAGTTGACGAATAAAGGCCAATAATTTGATTTGAGGCTCAAGGCCAATTGTTTCAAATGCATACAAGTTAAACTCTGCTATCTCCTTTATTACATGCTGAATCTTATTATGCTGTGCTTTATCTGCTTTCCAGAAGCTAAACAGTATGGGTACTACTCTATCTTGTTCTATATAACGCAATCTTCCAAGTAGTTGAATTATGGCACTACATAGAGACTCTTTATTACGGTATTTACTGAAATGTTCAGTATTCTGTTCAAGTTCAATGGAAGAAGAGTGCAGACGTTCCCAACAACTGACAAGATCCATAATAGCATCAGTTGCTACATGACTAATAAACTTATCTAGAAGTTCAAGAGCAGAAGAGAGTGATTCATAGCTGATGGAAGAAGCTAAGATTGTTTGTACACCTTTGTATTGTGATTTTAAAAAAACACTAGCTTTAGGGTCATCATGAGGTTTTGCAGCAAAGTATTCGATTGTTTTTAATTTTAGATTATCCATTCTCATACTCTCCTAAAAACATAATAATATCGTCTTCTACTAATTTAGCTGCTTCTTGTGTTAACTCATTTCTGGAAGAAAGTAAGAAATGATTTGTACTTTTCAGTAGTTGCTGGTTAATAAGATACTCAATACGGTTATTGACATCACTGCGTTCAAATCTTTTAAAGCCTGTAGCATACTCAATACAATCTTCTTTTTTGACATTATCAAAAAATGAAACAAAACCTAATATCTGTTCATCCACTGGTATGATTTTTTCGTTTGCTGTTACCAAAGTCTGTCTTACTAAGTTTGTAGTATCACTAGGAGTATTTTGAATATCAGAGCCTAGGGATCTGCTATCTAAACTATGATGTTCTTTAACCTTTTTTACTAAGAATTCTAATTGATTTAAAAGGTCAGAGTGGTCTTTGGGATTTTCAGAGTCACCTGTGTAGTTTATTAAATTTACACCACAGTGCTCTCGATAAAACTGAACTTCATCTGTACAGTTCTTCATAAAAGCCCATATGTTAAGGCTGTTAGTTCCAAGTACTTCAGTTAAGTACTCTTGGATGTAGTTAAGGTCAGGATCGTTTAATCCAGCTCCTATAAAAACAAAAGTTTTAGTCTGAAGTAGACACTTCAGGGCTTCGAAGTCGATTTTATTACTATGTGTTGCACGATTGTAGTGTTCATAATTCAGAATTATTGATTCAGGACACGTGATGCAGCCATGATATTTATAAATGAAGTTTCTTAATCTGCCATGTTTAATGTCATTTAGAACATCAATATTACTCCGATGAACGACTTGAATATGTGAATTGAACGTTTGTTCAAGTAAAAGATCATAATTTGGAGTGATTAGTGCTCTAGTAGGTAGCTTACTGATTAATTGATGTATTTTTTGAGGAGCTGCAGACTTGAAGATGGAGCATTTTTTGTAGTTAGTAAAAAAGTCAGGAAGTGATTTATTGGTTTTATTTAGTTCATCAGTAAGTGCTGTTGCAGCTTTTATCAGATCTCCTTTTCCAATGAACGAAGAAGCCGTTTTGACATTACCACCAGAAGTAGATGTATAGTCAGTTAGCCACTCTACTAATTCTTTCCATGAAGGCAAGTTTGCTTGAGCGGAAACACCTGAACCAATAAATAACACAGTATCTTGGTCGAATATCTCAGCTAGTTTGTTTAGGTTATCTTGATCAGAGTTCATTTTTAAAATTTTCACTTTCACTCATTTTAATACCAGCCAACTTTAGTCCATTAAGTAGTTGGCAATGATACTATTAAATTCACAATTTGTGATCAGTTCTAATACATAGATATTGTGATCTGCAAGAAAGTTAATCCCGTTTTCCATTTTTCAGAAATTGCATGTTATCTGTTAGAAGAATTTGCAGTCACTTGGGTTACGTTTGATTTTATTCGTGCAGAGTTGTTTGATAGTTAAAAAAGAAAGTGATCAAAACAGGTTTTTTTGATCATTTTCTTACACGAAACTTCTGATCACTTTTTAGTGTCTGAAAGCTTACTTGCTTGATATGTTTTTACATTTTTAGGAGTAAGTTGTTTACTGTAGTTTTTGGCTAGATAGCTGATACGATAGATAGCTAAATTTAGCTGCTCGGTATCATTTCTTTTTAGTAGGTAGCTAGGGTTTTCTGGCATCCAAAAGTCGATATCTGGTTGCATATATTCTGCTTTTTCTAATAGCTTCCAAGCCCCACCAGCTTTAGCCTTATGACCGTTTAATAAAAGATAACAATGATAATGTGCTTTGTCTGAAAACTCTGTTTGTTCACGAACCCAGAAAAACCATGCTGTTGATTTATATTTTTGGTTGGCAAATTTAAGAATGTTTTTTCGGAGTAAACTGATAGTTTTATTCTGTGGTGTTTCTGAATAACAACGTATATCAAATCTTACTAATTGTATTTTTGAGTATTTCTCTAATGCACTCAAAGTTTGAGTGATCATGCAATTCATTATGCTTTTGTTTATCCCTTCTTCAAAACTTTGAATGGGAAATAAAACTTCATGATAAGGAAAGTGATCAATATACATTAACGGTAAATATTATTAAAAACCTGTACCAACATAAGCGTGGGATCTTTGATTGAACCTTGAGCACTGCATGCTTGGAGCAATCTGCTGTATTGGTTTTACTGATTAAACAATGAGTTTATGGACTGCTAGATTTCACAATGATAAAAGAAGCTTTATCTTGTCGTAATTTGTCGCACCATAAGCCAAAAAATTAGGTGGTCGAAACCACCTATTAATCGGATGCTTGCTTGAGCCATTTATTATAAACACTGACTGGCCAACCCAAAGTCCTATTATTGGCGCCAACTTTAGGCTTTGGAAATTGTTTTCGTTTTACTCTTCGGTTGAGTGTGCTGCGGTGAATGCCAAGCAGCACTGTCATTTCAGTTATTCGAATTAACCTTTCAGGCTGCTGTTTTTTAAGCATTGATGCAATAATAGCACTTTGTTTCATTGTCATAG contains:
- a CDS encoding inovirus-type Gp2 protein gives rise to the protein MITQTLSALEKYSKIQLVRFDIRCYSETPQNKTISLLRKNILKFANQKYKSTAWFFWVREQTEFSDKAHYHCYLLLNGHKAKAGGAWKLLEKAEYMQPDIDFWMPENPSYLLKRNDTEQLNLAIYRISYLAKNYSKQLTPKNVKTYQASKLSDTKK
- a CDS encoding SIR2 family protein; amino-acid sequence: MKILKMNSDQDNLNKLAEIFDQDTVLFIGSGVSAQANLPSWKELVEWLTDYTSTSGGNVKTASSFIGKGDLIKAATALTDELNKTNKSLPDFFTNYKKCSIFKSAAPQKIHQLISKLPTRALITPNYDLLLEQTFNSHIQVVHRSNIDVLNDIKHGRLRNFIYKYHGCITCPESIILNYEHYNRATHSNKIDFEALKCLLQTKTFVFIGAGLNDPDLNYIQEYLTEVLGTNSLNIWAFMKNCTDEVQFYREHCGVNLINYTGDSENPKDHSDLLNQLEFLVKKVKEHHSLDSRSLGSDIQNTPSDTTNLVRQTLVTANEKIIPVDEQILGFVSFFDNVKKEDCIEYATGFKRFERSDVNNRIEYLINQQLLKSTNHFLLSSRNELTQEAAKLVEDDIIMFLGEYENG
- a CDS encoding DUF3800 domain-containing protein, whose product is MEYNVYCDESCHLENDGQKVMVLGAIWCPLDKRLEIAKRIREIKVKHNLPATFEVKWTKVSSSKLGFYMDLLDFFFDDDDLHFRGLVADKTKLDHGRFNQDHDDWYYKMYFTMLKAILEPQSQYRIYIDIKDTLGHEKITRLHKVLCNTTYDFSQRIIKDVKRIHSHEAEQLQLADLLIGALAYLHRDLNSNNAKVALINRIKERSCYSLKQTTLARENKFNLLVWDSMYG
- a CDS encoding helix-turn-helix transcriptional regulator encodes the protein MTMKQSAIIASMLKKQQPERLIRITEMTVLLGIHRSTLNRRVKRKQFPKPKVGANNRTLGWPVSVYNKWLKQASD